The following coding sequences are from one uncultured Desulfobacter sp. window:
- the pilM gene encoding type IV pilus assembly protein PilM yields the protein MVFGKKSHLVGLDIGAAFVKVAELKTTKKGRSLHKFGIAKVPEGMIQEGRIADMEGLADIIRDLFQSEKIKEKNVALSTGGHSVVVKTISTAKVPDDQLHKNIRAEAEQYIPYDIDDVNIDYQILGDSEYSAEQMNVLLVAVRQDLVDEYVALIQMAGLNPVIIDVDAFALQNVYEILPDVDHGRITLLLDVGASKTSVNILQNNNSIMMRDMTNGCDQLVSVVSERLDVDREKALQIIIGEVDSPESEQELNELYEMVVGDWCSDISEVVYTFESSPGNAGVEHVVISGGGGFIDLLSEKLTNALKVTVSKINPFAGLVSDSTQLGELEAYQLLAPIALGLAMRRVNDK from the coding sequence ATGGTATTCGGAAAAAAAAGTCATCTTGTAGGCTTGGACATTGGGGCTGCTTTCGTCAAAGTAGCCGAATTGAAGACGACTAAAAAGGGCCGTTCGCTCCATAAGTTCGGCATCGCAAAGGTCCCCGAAGGCATGATTCAGGAAGGGCGGATCGCCGATATGGAGGGGCTGGCCGACATTATTCGCGACTTATTTCAGTCGGAAAAAATTAAGGAAAAAAATGTGGCCCTTTCCACCGGCGGCCATTCGGTGGTTGTCAAGACCATCAGTACAGCAAAGGTGCCTGATGATCAGCTGCATAAAAATATCCGGGCAGAGGCCGAGCAATATATTCCCTACGATATAGATGATGTTAATATCGATTATCAGATCCTGGGTGACAGCGAGTACTCTGCCGAGCAGATGAATGTACTTCTTGTGGCGGTACGGCAGGACCTGGTGGATGAATATGTTGCGCTGATTCAGATGGCGGGCCTTAATCCCGTTATTATTGATGTGGATGCGTTCGCGCTTCAAAATGTTTATGAAATTCTTCCCGATGTTGATCATGGGCGTATTACCCTGTTGCTTGATGTGGGGGCCTCCAAAACAAGTGTAAATATACTTCAGAACAACAATTCCATTATGATGCGTGATATGACCAATGGATGCGATCAACTGGTCTCCGTTGTCAGCGAGCGGCTTGATGTTGATCGGGAAAAGGCATTGCAGATTATCATCGGGGAAGTTGATTCTCCGGAATCGGAACAGGAATTGAACGAGCTGTATGAGATGGTTGTCGGCGACTGGTGTTCGGATATCAGCGAGGTGGTATATACCTTTGAATCCAGCCCCGGCAATGCCGGGGTTGAGCATGTTGTTATCAGCGGCGGGGGTGGCTTCATAGACCTGCTGTCTGAAAAATTGACTAACGCGCTGAAGGTAACGGTGTCAAAGATTAACCCCTTTGCCGGACTGGTCAGCGATTCAACACAACTTGGCGAATTGGAAGCATACCAGCTTCTGGCCCCCATTGCATTGGGGCTTGCCATGAGACGGGTGAATGACAAATGA
- a CDS encoding ATP-binding protein, whose translation MKKKQQNEPGKSGTRPFVLVKAFTVSSLVVMLTATIVIAALNAHWVRKILLEKSKEYNRLLVENLNHQIFLRFVWPVVFKQGEIKLREPGQYRLLDTVVKSTLHSFHVEMVNIYATDNVIAYSLDKTQIGKKNAGGVHYEKAMKKEVISKLVQQGNWMELTFWFPKETKIVTFAPLMQEVQLTREKDRTVIGVIEIIRDVSDDYQKVFKLQGLIVVSCATIMGILFLILRFVVKHGENIIERRAEERLKLEEKLRRTEHLSAIGEMTAGVSHEIRNPLGIIKSSAQLMQKKMARLDPTSSIPGIIVEESTRLDRIITDFLDFAKPKIADLRPCSLEEIIDKNIAFLSSSDEHKEIKIIREYQDAPNILGDPAMLYQAFLNILLNAFQAMDQTNGRITVTTWHGTGFVHADFTDTGPGIDEEILKKIWTPFFTTKEMGTGLGLGIIKNIIQAHQGEINITNAEPCGTRVEIRLPLAP comes from the coding sequence GTGAAAAAAAAGCAGCAAAACGAACCCGGCAAATCCGGCACCCGACCTTTTGTTCTCGTTAAGGCCTTCACCGTCTCAAGCCTTGTTGTCATGTTGACGGCAACCATTGTTATTGCCGCATTAAATGCCCACTGGGTGCGAAAAATACTGCTGGAAAAGAGTAAAGAGTATAACCGGCTGCTGGTGGAAAATTTAAATCATCAGATATTTTTAAGATTTGTATGGCCCGTGGTGTTCAAGCAAGGCGAGATAAAATTGCGGGAACCCGGCCAGTATCGACTTCTTGATACGGTTGTCAAAAGCACCCTGCACAGCTTTCATGTGGAAATGGTTAATATATACGCAACGGACAATGTGATTGCCTACAGCCTGGATAAAACCCAGATCGGTAAAAAAAATGCCGGTGGTGTTCACTATGAAAAAGCCATGAAAAAGGAAGTAATTTCCAAGCTTGTTCAGCAGGGCAACTGGATGGAACTGACGTTCTGGTTTCCCAAAGAGACCAAAATCGTGACCTTTGCACCTTTAATGCAGGAAGTACAACTCACCCGGGAAAAAGACAGAACGGTCATCGGCGTTATAGAGATTATCAGGGATGTATCCGATGATTATCAGAAGGTGTTCAAACTCCAGGGTTTGATTGTCGTCAGCTGTGCCACCATCATGGGCATTCTGTTTCTCATTCTCCGGTTTGTGGTGAAACATGGGGAAAATATCATTGAACGCAGGGCGGAAGAACGGCTCAAACTCGAAGAAAAACTGCGCCGGACGGAACACCTGTCCGCCATCGGAGAAATGACGGCCGGCGTATCACACGAAATTCGCAACCCCCTGGGCATTATCAAAAGCTCTGCGCAGCTGATGCAAAAAAAGATGGCGAGACTGGACCCCACCAGCAGTATTCCCGGGATCATTGTTGAAGAATCCACCCGTTTAGACCGCATCATCACAGATTTCCTTGATTTTGCAAAACCTAAAATCGCAGACCTAAGACCCTGCAGTCTGGAAGAGATCATAGATAAAAACATTGCCTTTTTATCGTCTTCGGATGAGCACAAAGAGATTAAAATCATCCGGGAATACCAGGACGCCCCGAACATTCTTGGTGATCCGGCCATGCTCTACCAGGCCTTTTTAAATATTTTGCTCAATGCATTCCAGGCAATGGATCAAACGAATGGGCGCATCACCGTCACCACATGGCATGGGACCGGGTTTGTCCACGCAGACTTTACGGATACGGGTCCGGGCATTGACGAAGAGATTCTGAAAAAAATCTGGACACCCTTCTTTACCACCAAGGAGATGGGAACCGGTTTAGGTCTTGGTATTATAAAAAACATCATTCAAGCGCACCAGGGGGAGATCAACATAACCAATGCCGAACCCTGCGGAACCCGGGTGGAGATACGTCTACCCTTAGCGCCGTAA
- a CDS encoding sigma-54 dependent transcriptional regulator, with protein sequence MERILIVDDEKHYPMIIGEVLSEEGYTPFTASSGMEALDILNTQPIDLVLSDVKMPGMSGIDLLEKAKQIKPDIPVIIMTAFGSVEKAVEAMHKGAYTFILKPFENEALIAHIAKALSMSKIVRENTRLKDAIRSRYHFDNIIGKSKPMQNLYEIIKKVAPTSASVLVEGESGTGKELVAKSIHYNSLRKDQPLIAVNCSAFAESLLESELFGHEKGAFTGAVGLKKGRFEMADKGTLFLDEIGELPMQLQVKLLRVLQERTVERVGGTESLPVDFRLIAATNKILEDEVKKGNFREDLYYRLNVVKAKIPPLRDRLEDILLLINHFIEKYTQGPEAAGGVSGIDKEAVQRLCDYEWKGNVRELENVIERSVILAPGSMITVADLPGQIRNPKSGTLQLDGIPDGVGLSETLAAVEKRMILRAMKMTGNVQTKAAKILGIGKSGLNQKLKKFNIDKELKLDSK encoded by the coding sequence ATGGAACGCATACTAATTGTAGATGACGAAAAACACTACCCGATGATCATCGGTGAAGTGCTGAGCGAAGAAGGGTATACCCCGTTCACCGCATCAAGCGGGATGGAAGCACTGGACATCCTGAACACCCAGCCCATTGACCTGGTCTTATCCGATGTCAAGATGCCGGGCATGTCCGGTATCGACCTGTTGGAAAAGGCCAAACAGATCAAACCCGATATTCCGGTGATCATCATGACGGCATTCGGCAGCGTGGAAAAGGCTGTGGAGGCCATGCACAAGGGCGCCTACACATTTATTTTAAAACCCTTTGAAAACGAAGCCCTCATTGCCCACATTGCCAAAGCCCTGTCCATGTCCAAAATTGTCCGGGAGAACACCCGTCTTAAAGACGCCATCCGCTCCCGGTATCATTTTGACAACATCATCGGTAAAAGCAAACCCATGCAGAATCTGTACGAAATCATCAAAAAAGTTGCCCCGACAAGCGCCTCCGTGCTCGTTGAAGGCGAAAGCGGCACAGGCAAGGAACTTGTGGCCAAATCGATTCACTACAACAGTTTAAGAAAAGATCAGCCCTTGATTGCAGTGAACTGCTCCGCCTTTGCCGAGTCTCTTTTGGAGAGCGAACTTTTCGGGCATGAGAAAGGCGCCTTCACCGGTGCGGTGGGATTAAAAAAAGGCCGGTTTGAAATGGCGGATAAAGGGACACTGTTTCTGGATGAAATCGGGGAACTGCCCATGCAGCTCCAGGTGAAACTATTGCGAGTCCTCCAGGAACGAACTGTGGAGCGGGTTGGCGGGACTGAAAGCCTGCCTGTGGATTTCAGACTCATTGCCGCCACCAACAAAATACTGGAAGACGAAGTTAAAAAAGGCAATTTCAGAGAAGACCTGTACTATCGTCTCAACGTGGTCAAAGCCAAAATTCCTCCCCTGCGTGACAGGTTGGAGGACATTCTGTTGCTTATCAATCACTTCATCGAAAAATACACACAGGGTCCGGAAGCGGCCGGGGGGGTCTCAGGGATAGACAAAGAGGCAGTTCAGCGATTGTGTGATTATGAGTGGAAAGGCAATGTCAGGGAGCTGGAAAATGTCATTGAAAGGTCCGTCATCCTGGCTCCGGGCAGCATGATCACGGTTGCGGACCTGCCGGGCCAAATCCGTAATCCGAAATCCGGCACACTTCAACTGGACGGTATCCCTGACGGTGTTGGTCTTTCCGAGACTCTGGCAGCAGTGGAGAAAAGAATGATCCTGCGGGCAATGAAAATGACCGGCAATGTCCAGACAAAAGCGGCAAAGATCCTTGGCATAGGGAAAAGCGGATTGAATCAGAAATTAAAAAAATTCAATATAGACAAGGAGTTGAAACTCGACAGTAAATAA
- a CDS encoding SH3 domain-containing protein, producing MYRVKKEHVLFISVCCLFVFLYAGIALASERLSVISSVANLRNGSGTKYKVLWQVEKYHPFLVINKKKDWYEVKDFEGDTAWIHKSLLGKTNTVISIKSKCNVRSKPDKSADILLRVERGVPFKVLSSKGDWIKIEHADGEVGWIYKSLVW from the coding sequence ATGTATCGTGTGAAAAAAGAGCATGTCCTATTCATTTCAGTATGTTGCCTTTTTGTCTTCCTGTATGCCGGAATTGCCTTGGCCTCGGAACGACTGTCGGTGATATCCTCTGTTGCCAATTTGAGAAACGGTTCGGGAACCAAATATAAGGTGCTGTGGCAGGTGGAGAAATATCATCCTTTTCTTGTGATCAATAAAAAGAAGGATTGGTACGAGGTAAAGGATTTTGAAGGGGATACGGCCTGGATTCATAAAAGCCTGCTGGGAAAGACCAATACGGTGATTTCAATAAAATCAAAGTGTAATGTCCGCTCAAAACCGGATAAATCCGCTGACATTCTGCTCAGAGTGGAGCGGGGGGTGCCTTTCAAAGTGCTGAGCAGTAAAGGGGATTGGATCAAAATTGAGCATGCTGACGGTGAGGTCGGCTGGATATATAAAAGTTTGGTATGGTAG
- a CDS encoding FeoA domain-containing protein, translating to MPDWHQQEKEQFRRLFGQRGVDRFEERFQILDAFLKLEGHVSLTQIADQVRQDGFRVGKDFLQQCMDQLCRFGFASQVVFDRDETILYEHRHLGVHHDHMVCTKCGKIIEFNDDALEDLQKKLAAEYGFFMLQHKMEIYGLCGQCMSQRDDLIPLSRARIGERVEIVNVAAGRKMQMRFASMGLRTGIFVEIISSAVGGQIVIASDCNRLVLCAGMAAKIWVRPDKRSEGAASDGGGAKSLPFFSESLPILRMPPGKQGSISQVNGGHFSRRRLGKMGFHPGVVVRVMDNSPSSETVEVMVRGHRFCLPQKDAAKIFVENITP from the coding sequence ATGCCGGATTGGCATCAGCAGGAAAAAGAGCAGTTTCGCCGCCTTTTTGGCCAGCGGGGGGTTGACCGCTTTGAGGAGCGGTTTCAGATACTGGACGCTTTTTTAAAGTTGGAAGGCCATGTAAGCCTAACCCAGATCGCCGATCAGGTCAGGCAGGATGGTTTTCGTGTGGGCAAAGACTTTCTGCAGCAGTGCATGGATCAGTTGTGCCGTTTTGGGTTTGCCAGTCAGGTGGTGTTTGACCGGGATGAAACCATACTATACGAACACCGCCACCTCGGGGTGCACCACGATCATATGGTGTGTACCAAATGCGGAAAAATTATTGAGTTCAACGATGACGCGTTGGAAGATCTCCAGAAAAAACTGGCGGCGGAGTATGGTTTTTTCATGCTCCAGCATAAGATGGAGATCTATGGCCTTTGCGGCCAGTGTATGTCCCAACGTGATGATTTGATCCCCTTGTCCAGGGCAAGAATCGGCGAACGGGTTGAGATCGTCAATGTGGCGGCCGGCAGGAAAATGCAGATGCGGTTTGCCTCCATGGGGCTTCGGACAGGTATTTTTGTTGAAATTATTTCCAGTGCCGTTGGCGGGCAGATTGTCATTGCATCGGACTGCAATCGTCTGGTTCTGTGTGCGGGTATGGCTGCCAAAATATGGGTTCGCCCCGACAAAAGATCGGAAGGGGCAGCCAGTGACGGGGGGGGGGCAAAATCCCTGCCGTTTTTTAGTGAGTCTTTGCCGATTTTACGGATGCCGCCGGGAAAACAGGGCAGTATTTCCCAGGTGAACGGCGGGCACTTTTCCCGTCGGCGATTGGGAAAGATGGGATTTCACCCGGGTGTAGTTGTCCGGGTAATGGACAACAGCCCGTCATCAGAGACCGTTGAGGTCATGGTGCGGGGGCATCGTTTTTGTCTGCCCCAAAAGGATGCGGCGAAAATTTTTGTGGAGAACATCACGCCGTAA
- a CDS encoding SPFH domain-containing protein, with product MGTDNLIYLEVLEWFDETGEELVHRLPEKGSGEIKFGAQLIVRESQAAVFFYQGKAVGAFGPGRHTLKTGNIPILTKIASLPWAMESPLKAEVFFANLKTFTNLKWGTRDPVAFKDKDLGLVRLRAFGVFNFKIVQPVLFINTLAGTQGIYTSTDVSDYLNQVVVSRFNDYIGEKVSSIFDLPEQYDDLAKGLAQRLREDFSAFGLALTHLYINSITPPPEVQQAIDDKSRLGLFDDMNKLMQMKTAMAMEKIAENPQGIASDGAQAGLGLGLGMMLPGMFAQQMPSPAGEQTTRDVQTTACPECRSQIPLDAKFCPQCGHQQVVFARCRYCGKNITPGTKFCPRCGKQVEKKIEEKICSNCSAKNLSDSIFCNQCGEKY from the coding sequence ATGGGAACCGACAACCTGATTTATCTTGAGGTGCTGGAGTGGTTTGACGAAACAGGAGAGGAACTGGTCCACCGTCTGCCGGAAAAAGGGTCCGGCGAAATAAAATTCGGGGCCCAGCTCATTGTCCGGGAAAGCCAGGCCGCCGTTTTTTTCTACCAGGGGAAGGCCGTTGGCGCCTTCGGCCCCGGACGGCATACCTTAAAAACCGGCAACATTCCCATTTTAACAAAAATCGCAAGCCTGCCCTGGGCCATGGAAAGCCCGCTGAAAGCCGAAGTCTTTTTTGCCAATCTAAAGACATTCACAAACCTGAAATGGGGCACCCGGGACCCGGTGGCGTTCAAGGACAAGGACCTTGGCCTGGTCAGGCTCAGGGCCTTTGGTGTCTTCAACTTTAAAATTGTCCAGCCGGTGCTGTTCATCAACACCCTGGCCGGCACCCAGGGCATTTACACAAGTACCGATGTCAGTGATTACCTCAACCAGGTGGTGGTCTCCAGATTCAACGATTACATCGGTGAGAAGGTCTCCTCCATTTTTGATCTGCCCGAACAGTATGATGACCTGGCCAAAGGCCTGGCCCAAAGGCTGCGTGAGGATTTCAGCGCATTCGGACTGGCGTTGACCCATCTTTACATCAATTCTATTACCCCGCCCCCGGAGGTTCAGCAGGCCATTGATGACAAAAGCCGGTTAGGGCTCTTTGACGACATGAACAAGCTGATGCAAATGAAAACAGCCATGGCCATGGAAAAGATTGCTGAAAATCCCCAGGGCATTGCCTCGGACGGCGCCCAGGCAGGATTGGGATTGGGGCTGGGCATGATGCTGCCAGGCATGTTCGCCCAACAGATGCCCTCGCCGGCAGGAGAGCAGACGACCCGGGACGTACAGACCACCGCATGCCCGGAGTGCCGAAGTCAGATCCCTTTGGACGCAAAATTTTGTCCCCAGTGCGGACACCAGCAGGTGGTCTTTGCGCGATGCCGCTATTGCGGTAAAAACATCACCCCCGGCACAAAATTCTGCCCCAGATGTGGAAAACAGGTCGAGAAAAAGATAGAAGAAAAAATCTGCAGCAATTGCAGCGCAAAGAATCTGTCCGATTCAATTTTCTGCAACCAGTGCGGAGAGAAATATTAG
- a CDS encoding tRNA-dihydrouridine synthase family protein, translated as MKLQRTGTAGLTTQLNLETTSEESVNTAEDLTRYLTRPLAIGNKTISNRMVLAPMAGLGHIAFRQLVTRFSGFGLLFTGMCSAKAVPHENPKVSHVFSWRPGELDHTVCQLFGAEPEIMARAARRIDAEGFFGVDLNFGCSVAAICKKGCGAALLKTPEKAVDIVSEVRKAVSCPVFVKFRTGWKDDPGFPVTMARAFEDAGADALTFHPRVAPDRRSRRPKWELIGKVREAVTIPVFGNGNLFAPEHGIKMIRETGCQGLSIGRMAVARPWMFAQWTQGFQPEPTIYMETALEMAGLLSFHYADHFALKMFKKFAPYFCANFKFSNAILKSLIRAENMNELCDNIRRLLDPPPQTLTLPNINLFV; from the coding sequence ATGAAATTACAGAGGACGGGCACAGCCGGTTTGACGACACAATTGAATTTAGAGACAACATCAGAAGAATCCGTAAACACGGCAGAAGATCTGACCCGATATCTGACCAGGCCCCTTGCCATCGGCAACAAAACCATTTCCAACCGCATGGTGCTTGCGCCCATGGCAGGATTAGGACATATTGCCTTCAGGCAGCTTGTGACCCGATTTTCAGGTTTCGGCCTGCTGTTCACCGGTATGTGCTCGGCCAAAGCCGTTCCCCATGAAAATCCAAAAGTCTCCCATGTATTTTCCTGGCGACCCGGGGAACTGGACCACACCGTATGCCAGCTTTTTGGGGCAGAACCTGAAATCATGGCCCGGGCAGCCCGGCGCATTGATGCCGAAGGGTTCTTCGGGGTGGACTTAAATTTTGGATGTTCCGTTGCCGCAATCTGCAAAAAAGGATGCGGGGCCGCACTCTTAAAAACCCCGGAAAAAGCCGTTGACATTGTGTCAGAAGTCAGAAAAGCGGTCTCATGCCCGGTGTTTGTTAAATTTCGAACCGGATGGAAAGATGACCCTGGGTTTCCCGTGACCATGGCCCGGGCCTTTGAAGATGCCGGAGCTGACGCCTTGACATTCCATCCCCGGGTGGCCCCGGACCGAAGAAGCCGACGTCCCAAGTGGGAGTTGATCGGAAAAGTCCGGGAGGCGGTCACCATCCCCGTATTCGGCAACGGGAACCTGTTCGCTCCGGAACATGGGATCAAAATGATCCGGGAAACCGGCTGCCAGGGACTTTCCATCGGCAGGATGGCCGTTGCCAGGCCATGGATGTTTGCCCAATGGACCCAAGGATTTCAACCGGAACCCACCATTTATATGGAAACCGCCCTGGAGATGGCAGGACTTTTAAGCTTCCATTATGCAGACCATTTTGCCTTGAAGATGTTTAAAAAATTTGCTCCGTATTTCTGCGCCAACTTCAAATTTTCCAACGCCATTTTAAAATCCCTGATTCGGGCTGAAAATATGAACGAACTTTGCGACAATATACGGCGTCTTCTAGACCCACCGCCCCAGACATTAACCCTGCCCAATATTAATTTGTTTGTTTGA
- a CDS encoding YkgJ family cysteine cluster protein → MTQFECLGCGACCRQSGYVRLTAKEPDIIADFLNMEVRDFIERFTCLTRDRNGLSIIDAPDGACIFLDRDGCRINPVKPAQCRDFPGKWQFSYFKQICEWARKNKE, encoded by the coding sequence ATGACTCAATTTGAATGTTTAGGATGCGGGGCGTGCTGCAGACAAAGCGGCTATGTCCGCCTGACAGCCAAAGAGCCGGATATCATTGCCGATTTTCTGAATATGGAAGTCCGGGATTTTATAGAACGATTCACTTGCCTGACCCGGGACCGCAACGGCCTTTCAATTATTGATGCCCCTGACGGGGCCTGTATTTTCCTGGACAGAGACGGATGCCGCATCAATCCAGTCAAACCGGCCCAGTGCAGGGATTTCCCTGGAAAATGGCAATTTTCATATTTCAAGCAAATATGTGAATGGGCACGAAAAAACAAAGAATGA
- the yedF gene encoding sulfurtransferase-like selenium metabolism protein YedF: MVKELDCRKMDCPAPVLETKKCLESDAVSQIRVMVDNDAAIENVSRFLTYAGFEVGVESDGAVSIVEGTRDQADAVVLDSAFAQKPEAQSKSASVDSPAKIMVMAASDKLGVGDDELGAKLMINFIKTLKEMGKDLWRLVFVNHGVTLATVDSAVLEDLRELEASGVTILVCGTCLTHLELMEKKAIGQTTNMLDIVTAMQLADKVINL, translated from the coding sequence ATGGTAAAAGAACTTGACTGCAGGAAAATGGATTGTCCGGCACCTGTACTGGAAACAAAAAAATGCCTGGAGAGCGATGCAGTATCACAAATCCGGGTCATGGTGGATAATGATGCCGCAATCGAAAACGTCAGCCGGTTTTTAACCTATGCCGGTTTTGAGGTGGGTGTAGAATCCGATGGGGCCGTGTCTATTGTGGAAGGTACCCGGGACCAGGCCGATGCCGTTGTCCTTGATTCCGCCTTTGCCCAAAAACCAGAGGCCCAAAGCAAATCAGCTTCAGTAGACAGCCCTGCTAAAATCATGGTGATGGCCGCATCCGATAAGTTAGGTGTTGGGGATGATGAACTGGGCGCAAAGCTGATGATCAATTTCATCAAAACGTTGAAGGAGATGGGAAAGGATCTGTGGCGACTGGTTTTTGTCAACCACGGCGTCACCCTTGCCACGGTCGATTCTGCTGTGCTTGAAGACCTGCGCGAACTGGAAGCGTCGGGTGTCACCATCCTGGTGTGCGGCACCTGCCTGACCCATCTGGAGCTGATGGAGAAAAAAGCCATCGGCCAGACCACCAACATGCTGGATATTGTTACGGCGATGCAGTTAGCCGACAAAGTAATCAATTTGTAA
- a CDS encoding SPOR domain-containing protein, with translation MVRIVRHISVRFCLTTLMVLPSGFILFPRLSGWLSDMPASVFIVLMYLVVGPGLGISMDIAGLWRIRRLVREAQLWERSGIATRAEKKLIRAVRIFDSAWVSPLAARRTGSTLLVSLARFYLASGSRRREIQGAASAYLAQNPKDESLARFWLERVQDQGGAGTSPHAILTVLADTWYANPDLCRILVDLFLDKGRMDFSARRLYRSFLDKVDMSGNDEDMSHKDKVRAEMIRGMMSERLDGPEPDVDGLMSEPGGGTLGDERLDPISFLHEDQGGGEGQTGSGSFIPDKTGKAKLSVLTLIHVRERWWGRLWRLMIVCLGIWLVFFVWGTVSHMFKKPVEQPAQQIKIVIPKPFTIQVAAYHKKAHAEKYMTTLSAKGLDTTMKVTAGGGKTWYLVRVSEFTDQKSAQAYGNRLKADHIIDEFFVTKN, from the coding sequence ATGGTTCGCATTGTCCGACATATCAGCGTCCGGTTTTGCCTGACAACCTTAATGGTTCTGCCCTCGGGATTTATTTTGTTTCCCCGGTTGTCCGGATGGCTTTCGGATATGCCTGCCTCGGTATTTATTGTTTTAATGTATCTGGTTGTCGGTCCGGGCCTGGGTATATCCATGGACATTGCAGGCCTTTGGCGCATCCGGCGCCTGGTTCGGGAGGCACAGTTGTGGGAACGTTCCGGTATTGCCACCCGGGCCGAAAAAAAATTGATCCGGGCGGTTCGGATTTTTGATAGCGCCTGGGTATCGCCACTGGCTGCCCGGCGGACCGGGTCCACACTTCTCGTTTCCCTGGCGCGTTTTTACCTGGCATCGGGCAGCCGGCGCCGGGAAATCCAGGGTGCCGCCAGTGCATATCTGGCCCAAAATCCCAAAGACGAAAGTCTTGCCCGGTTCTGGCTTGAGCGCGTCCAGGATCAGGGGGGTGCCGGAACATCCCCCCACGCCATACTGACGGTGCTGGCAGACACTTGGTACGCAAATCCTGACCTTTGCCGGATTCTGGTGGATCTGTTTCTGGACAAAGGCCGGATGGATTTTTCGGCAAGGCGGCTGTACCGGAGTTTTCTGGATAAGGTTGATATGTCCGGTAATGACGAGGACATGTCACACAAGGATAAGGTCCGGGCCGAAATGATCCGGGGCATGATGTCCGAACGTCTGGATGGGCCTGAACCGGATGTGGACGGGCTAATGTCTGAACCCGGGGGAGGGACCCTTGGCGATGAACGGCTTGATCCGATTTCATTTCTGCATGAGGATCAGGGTGGTGGTGAAGGGCAGACCGGCAGTGGCTCTTTTATCCCGGATAAAACCGGAAAAGCCAAGCTCTCGGTGTTGACTTTAATACATGTGCGCGAACGATGGTGGGGGCGGTTGTGGCGTCTGATGATCGTCTGCCTGGGTATCTGGTTGGTTTTTTTTGTATGGGGTACCGTTTCCCATATGTTTAAAAAACCTGTGGAACAGCCGGCACAGCAGATAAAAATTGTGATACCAAAGCCGTTTACCATCCAGGTGGCGGCCTACCATAAAAAAGCCCATGCCGAAAAATACATGACAACACTTAGTGCAAAGGGGCTCGACACCACCATGAAGGTGACGGCCGGCGGTGGTAAAACCTGGTATCTGGTCCGCGTATCCGAGTTCACGGACCAGAAAAGTGCCCAGGCTTACGGCAACCGGTTAAAGGCCGATCATATTATTGATGAGTTTTTCGTGACCAAAAATTGA